A portion of the Manihot esculenta cultivar AM560-2 chromosome 2, M.esculenta_v8, whole genome shotgun sequence genome contains these proteins:
- the LOC110609744 gene encoding signal peptidase complex-like protein DTM1 — MANSDAALRISLIWLAAIMVVVGIWTQSLKKVMVTYVVGMLGIAGLFLPDWDFFDRDYSRWCYPITEEEKTALAQRSGFRSRISPLRWIVYAAVYGYALCKWWIYVSN; from the exons ATGGCGAATAGTGATGCAGCTCTGAGGATCTCACTCATCTGGTTGGCTGCAATTATGGTGGTGGTAGGAATATGGACGCAATCTTTGAAGAAAGTGATGGTAACCTATGTAGTGGGTATGCTTGGGATTGCTGGGTTGTTCTTGCCTGACTGGGATTTTTTTGATAGAGATTACTCGCGGTGGTGCTACCCTATTACTGAAGAAGAGAAGACAGCTCTTGCTCAAAGATCTGGGTTCAG GAGTAGGATTTCTCCTCTCAGATGGATAGTTTACGCCGCTGTTTATGGGTATGCTTTGTGTAAGTGGTGGATATACGTATCAAATTAA
- the LOC110608546 gene encoding uncharacterized protein LOC110608546 isoform X2 — protein sequence MNTLENNQQEVVLQRSQDINQNGLLIPLYTWHLLPQSSLSMSLPPTDGSATCSSCFSCQNGCFHGHDDGSCADPRCIQCMRSDPPSCSSAPLLGFDSIPLKDSEKLSRVIIASAKGFSIGAGLKGGLSLFSILARLRRTRKVEVFSNSEAIALALKETLRYGLFLGTFAGTFASVDEIIASLGGHRRTAKWRALLAGLIAGPSMLLTGPNTQHTSLALYTLMRAAVLASRCGVKSKRFGTYCKPLTWKHGDIFLMCLSSSQILSAYILKEDSLPPSYKSFLKKHGGKDTVILQGVKEIASGLPFTDLDSIEKYYNSTGVSIKLDPEMKIPCSIIHGNQSCGGHIISFFIQAYKRALPVYLPVYLIPALIVHREGLWKSPCSILAKGLVGIARSSLFLSTYCSSAWMWTCVLFRIFRRCNIPMVAMGTFPTGLALAIEKKSRRIEISLYCLARAIDSFFTCTKDVGYLPQSKNLKRADVVMFSISTAIIMHCYSQEREMFRSKYLIVLDWVFGVPPLPDETPRRKESRKANPWAP from the exons GTTTGCTCATTCCCCTCTATACTTGGCATCTTCTTCCGCAATCCTCTTTATCCATGTCGTTGCCGCCTACCGACGGATCCGCCACCTGTTCTTCATGCTTCTCCTGCCAGAATGGTTGCTTTCATGGCCACGATGACGGATCCTGTGCTGATCCTCGTTGTATACAATGCATGAGATCGGATCCTCCTTCATGCTCTTCTGCTCCTTTGTTGGGGTTTGATTCGATTCCATTGAAGGACTCGGAGAAGCTGTCGAGAGTTATTATCGCTTCGGCTAAAGGATTCTCAATTGGTGCCGGCCTTAAAGGAGGCCTTTCTCTGTTTTCAATTCTCGCTAGGCTGCGTCGCACCAG GAAAGTTGAGGTGTTTTCGAATAGTGAAGCTATTGCATTGGCTCTTAAAGAGACGCTAAGATATGGTCTGTTCCTTGGGACCTTTGCCGGTACATTTGCTTCTGTGGATGAGATTATTGCTTCTTTGGGAGGCCACCGTAG GACTGCCAAGTGGAGAGCTTTACTTGCCGGATTGATTGCTGGGCCCTCTATGCTTCTTACGGGACCAAACACGCAGCATACAAGTTTGGCCCTATACACACTTATGCGTGCTGCCGTGTTGGCGTCACGTTGTGGGGTTAAGAGCAAACGGTTCGGTACATATTGTAAACCTCTTACTTGGAAGCATGGAGACATATTCCTCATGTgtctttcttcttctcaaaTTTT GTCAGCTTACATATTGAAGGAAGACAGTTTGCCCCCTTCATATAAGTCCTTTCTCAAGAAACATGGTGGGAAGGATACTGTTATCTTGCAAGGAGTAAAGGAGATAGCAAGTGGCTTGCCTTTTACAGATTTGGATTCCATTGAGAAATATTACAACTCTACAGGTGTTAGCATTAAACTAGATCCAGAAATGAAAATCCCCTGCTCG ATTATACATGGAAATCAGTCATGTGGAGGACATATTATATCATTTTTCATTCAAGCGTACAAAAGAGCACTCCCCGTATATCTCCCTGTGTATTTAATTCCTGCATTAATAGTTCACCGTGAAGGCCTCTGGAAAAG TCCTTGCAGCATACTAGCTAAGGGTCTTGTTGGTATTGCAAGATCAAGTTTGTTTCTGTCTACGTATTGCTCGTCTGCGTG GATGTGGACATGCGTACTCTTTAGAATCTTCAGGAGATGTAACATTCCAATGGTGGCAATGGGGACG TTTCCCACTGGCCTAGCCCTGGCAATAGAGAAAAAAAGCCGACGGATTGAGATATCACTCTACTGCCTTGCACGAGCAATTGATAGCTTCTTCACATGTACGAAGGATGTTGGATATTTGCCGCAGTCAAAGAATCTGAAGAGAGCTGATGTGGTGATGTTCAGTATCTCAACTGCTATAATAATGCACTGCTACTCACAGGAAAGGGAAATGTTCCGGTCCAAGTACCTTATTGTTCTTGATTGGGTGTTCGGCGTACCTCCTCTCCCAGATGAAACGCCCCGACGCAAAGAGAGTCGAAAAGCAAATCCATGGGCTCCttga
- the LOC110608546 gene encoding uncharacterized protein LOC110608546 isoform X3 yields the protein MSLPPTDGSATCSSCFSCQNGCFHGHDDGSCADPRCIQCMRSDPPSCSSAPLLGFDSIPLKDSEKLSRVIIASAKGFSIGAGLKGGLSLFSILARLRRTRLCSSSRKVEVFSNSEAIALALKETLRYGLFLGTFAGTFASVDEIIASLGGHRRTAKWRALLAGLIAGPSMLLTGPNTQHTSLALYTLMRAAVLASRCGVKSKRFGTYCKPLTWKHGDIFLMCLSSSQILSAYILKEDSLPPSYKSFLKKHGGKDTVILQGVKEIASGLPFTDLDSIEKYYNSTGVSIKLDPEMKIPCSIIHGNQSCGGHIISFFIQAYKRALPVYLPVYLIPALIVHREGLWKSPCSILAKGLVGIARSSLFLSTYCSSAWMWTCVLFRIFRRCNIPMVAMGTFPTGLALAIEKKSRRIEISLYCLARAIDSFFTCTKDVGYLPQSKNLKRADVVMFSISTAIIMHCYSQEREMFRSKYLIVLDWVFGVPPLPDETPRRKESRKANPWAP from the exons ATGTCGTTGCCGCCTACCGACGGATCCGCCACCTGTTCTTCATGCTTCTCCTGCCAGAATGGTTGCTTTCATGGCCACGATGACGGATCCTGTGCTGATCCTCGTTGTATACAATGCATGAGATCGGATCCTCCTTCATGCTCTTCTGCTCCTTTGTTGGGGTTTGATTCGATTCCATTGAAGGACTCGGAGAAGCTGTCGAGAGTTATTATCGCTTCGGCTAAAGGATTCTCAATTGGTGCCGGCCTTAAAGGAGGCCTTTCTCTGTTTTCAATTCTCGCTAGGCTGCGTCGCACCAGGTTATGCTCTTCATCGAG GAAAGTTGAGGTGTTTTCGAATAGTGAAGCTATTGCATTGGCTCTTAAAGAGACGCTAAGATATGGTCTGTTCCTTGGGACCTTTGCCGGTACATTTGCTTCTGTGGATGAGATTATTGCTTCTTTGGGAGGCCACCGTAG GACTGCCAAGTGGAGAGCTTTACTTGCCGGATTGATTGCTGGGCCCTCTATGCTTCTTACGGGACCAAACACGCAGCATACAAGTTTGGCCCTATACACACTTATGCGTGCTGCCGTGTTGGCGTCACGTTGTGGGGTTAAGAGCAAACGGTTCGGTACATATTGTAAACCTCTTACTTGGAAGCATGGAGACATATTCCTCATGTgtctttcttcttctcaaaTTTT GTCAGCTTACATATTGAAGGAAGACAGTTTGCCCCCTTCATATAAGTCCTTTCTCAAGAAACATGGTGGGAAGGATACTGTTATCTTGCAAGGAGTAAAGGAGATAGCAAGTGGCTTGCCTTTTACAGATTTGGATTCCATTGAGAAATATTACAACTCTACAGGTGTTAGCATTAAACTAGATCCAGAAATGAAAATCCCCTGCTCG ATTATACATGGAAATCAGTCATGTGGAGGACATATTATATCATTTTTCATTCAAGCGTACAAAAGAGCACTCCCCGTATATCTCCCTGTGTATTTAATTCCTGCATTAATAGTTCACCGTGAAGGCCTCTGGAAAAG TCCTTGCAGCATACTAGCTAAGGGTCTTGTTGGTATTGCAAGATCAAGTTTGTTTCTGTCTACGTATTGCTCGTCTGCGTG GATGTGGACATGCGTACTCTTTAGAATCTTCAGGAGATGTAACATTCCAATGGTGGCAATGGGGACG TTTCCCACTGGCCTAGCCCTGGCAATAGAGAAAAAAAGCCGACGGATTGAGATATCACTCTACTGCCTTGCACGAGCAATTGATAGCTTCTTCACATGTACGAAGGATGTTGGATATTTGCCGCAGTCAAAGAATCTGAAGAGAGCTGATGTGGTGATGTTCAGTATCTCAACTGCTATAATAATGCACTGCTACTCACAGGAAAGGGAAATGTTCCGGTCCAAGTACCTTATTGTTCTTGATTGGGTGTTCGGCGTACCTCCTCTCCCAGATGAAACGCCCCGACGCAAAGAGAGTCGAAAAGCAAATCCATGGGCTCCttga
- the LOC110608546 gene encoding uncharacterized protein LOC110608546 isoform X1 codes for MNTLENNQQEVVLQRSQDINQNGLLIPLYTWHLLPQSSLSMSLPPTDGSATCSSCFSCQNGCFHGHDDGSCADPRCIQCMRSDPPSCSSAPLLGFDSIPLKDSEKLSRVIIASAKGFSIGAGLKGGLSLFSILARLRRTRLCSSSRKVEVFSNSEAIALALKETLRYGLFLGTFAGTFASVDEIIASLGGHRRTAKWRALLAGLIAGPSMLLTGPNTQHTSLALYTLMRAAVLASRCGVKSKRFGTYCKPLTWKHGDIFLMCLSSSQILSAYILKEDSLPPSYKSFLKKHGGKDTVILQGVKEIASGLPFTDLDSIEKYYNSTGVSIKLDPEMKIPCSIIHGNQSCGGHIISFFIQAYKRALPVYLPVYLIPALIVHREGLWKSPCSILAKGLVGIARSSLFLSTYCSSAWMWTCVLFRIFRRCNIPMVAMGTFPTGLALAIEKKSRRIEISLYCLARAIDSFFTCTKDVGYLPQSKNLKRADVVMFSISTAIIMHCYSQEREMFRSKYLIVLDWVFGVPPLPDETPRRKESRKANPWAP; via the exons GTTTGCTCATTCCCCTCTATACTTGGCATCTTCTTCCGCAATCCTCTTTATCCATGTCGTTGCCGCCTACCGACGGATCCGCCACCTGTTCTTCATGCTTCTCCTGCCAGAATGGTTGCTTTCATGGCCACGATGACGGATCCTGTGCTGATCCTCGTTGTATACAATGCATGAGATCGGATCCTCCTTCATGCTCTTCTGCTCCTTTGTTGGGGTTTGATTCGATTCCATTGAAGGACTCGGAGAAGCTGTCGAGAGTTATTATCGCTTCGGCTAAAGGATTCTCAATTGGTGCCGGCCTTAAAGGAGGCCTTTCTCTGTTTTCAATTCTCGCTAGGCTGCGTCGCACCAGGTTATGCTCTTCATCGAG GAAAGTTGAGGTGTTTTCGAATAGTGAAGCTATTGCATTGGCTCTTAAAGAGACGCTAAGATATGGTCTGTTCCTTGGGACCTTTGCCGGTACATTTGCTTCTGTGGATGAGATTATTGCTTCTTTGGGAGGCCACCGTAG GACTGCCAAGTGGAGAGCTTTACTTGCCGGATTGATTGCTGGGCCCTCTATGCTTCTTACGGGACCAAACACGCAGCATACAAGTTTGGCCCTATACACACTTATGCGTGCTGCCGTGTTGGCGTCACGTTGTGGGGTTAAGAGCAAACGGTTCGGTACATATTGTAAACCTCTTACTTGGAAGCATGGAGACATATTCCTCATGTgtctttcttcttctcaaaTTTT GTCAGCTTACATATTGAAGGAAGACAGTTTGCCCCCTTCATATAAGTCCTTTCTCAAGAAACATGGTGGGAAGGATACTGTTATCTTGCAAGGAGTAAAGGAGATAGCAAGTGGCTTGCCTTTTACAGATTTGGATTCCATTGAGAAATATTACAACTCTACAGGTGTTAGCATTAAACTAGATCCAGAAATGAAAATCCCCTGCTCG ATTATACATGGAAATCAGTCATGTGGAGGACATATTATATCATTTTTCATTCAAGCGTACAAAAGAGCACTCCCCGTATATCTCCCTGTGTATTTAATTCCTGCATTAATAGTTCACCGTGAAGGCCTCTGGAAAAG TCCTTGCAGCATACTAGCTAAGGGTCTTGTTGGTATTGCAAGATCAAGTTTGTTTCTGTCTACGTATTGCTCGTCTGCGTG GATGTGGACATGCGTACTCTTTAGAATCTTCAGGAGATGTAACATTCCAATGGTGGCAATGGGGACG TTTCCCACTGGCCTAGCCCTGGCAATAGAGAAAAAAAGCCGACGGATTGAGATATCACTCTACTGCCTTGCACGAGCAATTGATAGCTTCTTCACATGTACGAAGGATGTTGGATATTTGCCGCAGTCAAAGAATCTGAAGAGAGCTGATGTGGTGATGTTCAGTATCTCAACTGCTATAATAATGCACTGCTACTCACAGGAAAGGGAAATGTTCCGGTCCAAGTACCTTATTGTTCTTGATTGGGTGTTCGGCGTACCTCCTCTCCCAGATGAAACGCCCCGACGCAAAGAGAGTCGAAAAGCAAATCCATGGGCTCCttga